The following coding sequences are from one Triticum aestivum cultivar Chinese Spring chromosome 5A, IWGSC CS RefSeq v2.1, whole genome shotgun sequence window:
- the LOC123108079 gene encoding probable pectinesterase/pectinesterase inhibitor 13: protein MAMPRSAPAEPDESASRTKLLVGGIAAFLLLAIIIGTAAFIVSERAEDEGDTDKKAMAATMRTVDLFCSPTDYQATCKETLTKPLERSNNQVDHPHAAAAAAITAVGRELARGFNESSLLEAVRQSNDTLVHEALLDCKMLLDDCANDVTRALSTVAWRGVDGPAQDLQAWLSAVITFQGSCVDMFPKGDVRVQIKEIMEKAREISSNAIAIIQQGAALAAMLEIDAGAEVTLAKDADDDDDDKDDNDDTPAEQSDGERQLQESVSDVPTWVPSEDRRILEEAEEERNGVLTPNVTVAKDGSGAFTNISAALDALPKNYSGRYVIYIKEGVYDESVNVTNGMSNITMYGDGPKKSIITGSKSVGDGVRMWRTATLAVDGDRFMAVKMGIRNTAGDEKQQAIAVRVKGDRAVFFNCRIDGHQDTLFAQAYRQYYRSCIVSGTVDFIFGDAAAVFQRCVLLVKDPLPGKPGVVTAHGRRDRQQTTGFVLHRTRIVADEALASKSSTVKTFLGRPWKEFSRVVVIESVIDGFVHAQGYMPWEGKNNLGTAFYGEYANVGDGANITAREEMKGFHVLNKEKSKVFTVERFLNGGEWIPETGTPVRLGLFG from the exons ATGGCGATGCCGCGCAGCGCGCCGGCGGAGCCAGATGAAAGTGCGTCGCGCACGAAGCTCCTCGTCGGCGGCATCGCTGCCTTCCTGCTCCTCGCCATTATCATCGGCACGGCGGCGTTCATCGTGTCGGAGAGGGCCGAGGACGAGGGGGACACGGACAAGAAAGCGATGGCCGCCACGATGCGCACCGTGGACCTCTTCTGCTCGCCCACGGACTACCAGGCCACGTGCAAGGAGACGCTGACCAAGCCGCTGGAACGTTCTAACAACCAGGTCGACcacccgcacgccgccgccgccgccgccatcaccgccgTCGGCCGGGAGCTCGCGCGCGGCTTCAACGAGTCGTCGCTGCTGGAGGCCGTGCGCCAGAGCAACGACACGCTGGTCCACGAGGCCCTGCTCGACTGCAAGATGCTCCTGGACGACTGCGCCAACGACGTAACCCGCGCGCTCTCCACCGTCGCGTGGCGCGGCGTCGACGGGCCGGCTCAGGACCTCCAGGCCTGGCTGAGCGCGGTGATCACGTTCCAGGGCTCCTGCGTCGACATGTTCCCCAAGGGCGATGTCCGCGTCCAGATCAAGGAGATCATGGAGAAGGCGCGGGAGATCTCGAGCAATGCCATCGCCATCATCCAGCAGGGCGCTGCCCTCGCCGCCATGCTCGAAATCGACGCCGGCGCCGAAGTCACCCTCGCCAAGGacgcggacgacgacgacgacgacaaggaCGACAACGACGATACCCCCGCGGAGCAAAGCGACGGCGAGCGCCAGCTCCAGGAGTCCGTGTCCGACGTCCCCACGTGGGTGCCCAGCGAGGACCGGAGGATTCTCGAAGAGGCGGAAGAAGAACGCAATGGCGTGCTCACGCCGAACGTGACAGTGGCCAAGGATGGCTCCGGCGCCTTCACAAACATCTCGGCCGCCTTGGACGCGTTGCCGAAGAATTACAGCGGGAGGTATGTGATTTACATCAAGGAAGGTGTCTACGACGAGTCGGTGAACGTCACCAACGGGATGTCAAACATCACCATGTACGGCGACGGCCCCAAGAAGTCCATCATCACCGGCAGCAAGAGCGTCGGCGACGGCGTAAGGATGTGGAGAACCGCCACCTTGG CGGTGGACGGAGACAGGTTCATGGCGGTGAAGATGGGGATCCGGAACACGGCGGGGGACGAGAAGCAGCAGGCGATTGCGGTGCGCGTGAAGGGCGACCGGGCCGTCTTCTTCAACTGCCGGATCGACGGGCACCAGGACACGCTCTTCGCGCAGGCCTACCGCCAGTACTACCGCAGCTGCATTGTCTCCGGCACCGTGGACTTCATCTTCGGCGACGCGGCCgccgtgttccagcgctgcgtgcTGCTCGTCAAGGACCCGCTCCCGGGGAAGCCTGGCGTGGTGACCGCGCACGGCCGCCGCGACCGGCAGCAGACCACCGGCTTCGTCCTGCACCGGACCCGCATCGTGGCCGATGAGGCCCTCGCCAGCAAGTCGTCGACGGTGAAGACCTTCCTGGGGCGGCCGTGGAAGGAGTTCTCGAGGGTGGTGGTGATCGAGTCGGTGATCGACGGGTTCGTGCACGCGCAGGGGTACATGCCGTGGGAGGGCAAGAACAACCTGGGCACGGCGTTCTACGGCGAGTACGCCAACGTCGGGGACGGCGCCAACATCACGGCGCGTGAGGAGATGAAGGGGTTCCACGTGCTCAACAAGGAGAAGTCCAAGGTGTTCACGGTGGAGCGCTTCCTGAACGGCGGCGAGTGGATACCGGAGACGGGCACGCCGGTGAGGCTAGGGCTGTTCGGCTGA